The following is a genomic window from Anas acuta chromosome 3, bAnaAcu1.1, whole genome shotgun sequence.
GAAGACAATAGAAAAGGGTATAGCAGCCGAGTAGAAGATTATTTCTTAACCAGCAAGTTATAGAGCCTTAGCCTTTCCTGCTTTAGTAGCTTAACTGCCTGAAAACAAATCCAGAATTTACTGGACTGGCCTTTTCTGCATATTAAATAATCAACAAAGTCAATATCAGACTAGTCTTAAAGTCTCTGTTTAGAACAAAGATAAAattgatgagaaaaaaaaaaaaaaaaaaaaatggaatgaaatgggaCACCAGGTCTGTTTAAATTGCATAAATTTTCTGGGAATTAAAAGGTCCGTGGTGCACTTGAACTGATTCAAGAACCTATGAAATAAAGGAGAGAAGATATCAAAGGGCAGAGGCAAAATTAATCCAGGAAAGAGGAGGCTTAACCAATTcaagaggaaaatacagaacattttcACAAGTTCGGAAGTAGCAAATTTTCCACTGGAAAGTGGATCAGCTTTAAACTGCAGTTAAATTATCTAAACTGTCTAACTTTCCACAAAGCTTTTCCCTGTAGTTTTGATCTGTGTACAAAGCTTCTGAGAGAACTGCAAGACATGACAAACAAGCTAAATTGCATTTCCTAAATTCTGTAAATAATGCAATGTTGTTACTCCTTACAAAATTTTGGGAAGTTAAAACAAATTGAATGCATTGCGACATTTTATGAAATGTCACAATACATATTAATTCATATTATACGTATTTAAATTCAAGTTCAAATTATACATATTAATTCTCCTGGTTTTAATTGATAGAGTCttgcttggttttatttatcCACAACGgcaaattatataaattatttaaaacgGGAAAGAAATCCCCAGTGAAAACAGATTTCGGATAAGTCAGTTAGTGTTCTTTGACACTTATATATGCGTGTGCATTACTTGCTATCTCTACCTTACATTTCAGCTTGTCCTAGTGCTGCAGTATCTGACCAGTAGGTGTGTTTATGGGCACACGGCTCAGTAGACTGCGGAAGAACTCACGTAAGGTCTTCCTGCggggaaaataaaatcccaCAGGTCCATAAATCCTGCTTACTCCCCGATCCTTGCCGAGGATACCTGTGTCGAGGGGCAACTGTAAGGTGGGAATGGTAGATGCTCTGGGGACTGCTCGTCTCGTTTTTGCCGTGCGAGGGATGCAGGAGAGGGTGGGACCCCCTGGGACCTCTTGGGACCGCTGTGCTCGGGGTGGGGGGACACCAGCCCGTggtggggcagggcaggaggaaaagACCACGGAGGATTTCTGGCCGTGGCCACGACGTGCGTGAGCCACCTGGGGGACGGCGCGGGGGCGGTTTTaggctcctgcagccgctcgtCCGGAAGCCGGCGGGACAGCAAGGACGAAGCCCTGCTTCCTCTCGGCAGCGCTGGGAGCTGAGCCTTAGAGCCCTCTAGTGAGATTTCTAGGAGCGAATCTCCCCCTCCGGCCCTCCGGGGCCGGCCTCGACGCCGCCCGGGTTCGGGGGGCCGGTTTGCCTCGGGAGCCGAAAATCCGAGTGGCGCGGCAGGAGGCGGCTCGGGGGCTGTTTCCCTCGGGGCGACGCTCTCTCGGCGCCCCGAACCCCGTCCAGAAATTCACCGACACCCCACCCCTAAGACCCTGAGGTCCCCCAGCCCGAGGGCGGGGGTCGCACGGCCACCAAGCAGGAGACGGGCACGGCCAAGGCCCTGAAGATGtcagctgcctggggagggaggggagaaggagaggaagggcgGCCTGTTCCTAAAAATACTCTCCGGTTACATCCCCGTGAGCCAGGGATGGAGATGGTAACAAAAATGCCTTGAATCAGTAGGAGCAGTGAACAATCTTCGTGCTTTTCCTCATCATCTTGGAATAATCAGTGGAATTAACTGAGGTCGAGGAAACAGGCTCTTGGGTTAGTTGTGGGAGGCTGTGAGAATAGGGGGCAGCCATTAAAAGAAACCTGATCGCTATTCATCAACTCggaagaggggaaaggaggaggaaaaaaaaaaataaaagaccttCGTGGCTCGAGCTCATACCAACCTGGTCTATCTCTGATCAAGAAGATCCCTGGAAACAAGAAGTTTACAAATATTGTCAAATTGATGCTTGTAGTGTGATTTAAGTTGTCAATCCTGCAGAAGCCCACCAGAACTTTGGACGCAGTGCCCTGCATTTCTGGCTAGTTATTGCCAATCCCCTAAGGCGGAAAGCTCCCTCTCCTTATTTTAACCATATgtgccttttgttgttgttgttgtcttgtCTGTAAAGCTCTCCGCTCAGTCCTCCCGTGCCGCGGAGCATCCGAGGTGCAGCCCGCAGCCGGCACCGGGGCGGGGGCTGGCTGGGCTCCGGCAGCCCCCCGACGGGTGTCCCACTGCCGCGGGACGGGAGCCTGGCTGTGGGACGGGGGGAGAACCCCAAATCAATGTTGGTGCTGGGGGTGAGGGTGAAGGAAGCGAAAAAAACCCTGAACCCCGATCCCGAGATCGAGAATGGGCCATGAGAAGGTAgtggggcggcgggggggcggctGTAGGGTTTGTGGGGAGCACGGAAGGCTGCAGAGCCTTGAGAGGGGGCACGGAGCCTCAAGATCCCTCGAGACCCCCTCGGAGAGCCCTCCGAAGCCGTTCATCTTCCTGAAAAATGCGCAGCCGCTGCTCGGGGCCCCCTGCCCGGGCACCCCggcgcccccgccccgcccggcccctcTCTTAGCATAATCGAGTTACCCGCTACATAGCTGGCATCCTCGGCGGCTCCCCCCGAGGAACAGCGCGCAGCTCGCTGCAAAAAGCTTCCAGTTCTTCCTCTCGCCCCAAATCACGGAACAACAAGCTATTGTTGTTTGTCTTAATTTCGTTATTCGCGGTGATCCCggtcatgttttcattttcgGTCGGGGCAGGATCTCGGGCTCTCTACGTGCCATCTGCGATGGGCTAGAGCCcgttttgttttgaaacaaaacgCAGAATTCAATACACGCGGGAATAAAGCGCacaggggtggggaggggggctgcAAACTGCCGCCGTGGGGCCCAAAACGTGTGCGATGGGGTTCCCCGGGAAGGGGAGCATGAAAGAGGAGGGGGAACGGACTGGACACGCAGGCCTGGGATCCTGGCGAGGGTCTTTAAGATTTATAAAAAAGATAACAGGAAGAGCAGGTTAACTGCTGGAGGGTTTCGTCCACGTCAGTCGTCTGGTTTTAAAGGGCAGGCATACTGTGTTCGCCTTCTAccctcacccccaccccaaaaagaaaaaagaaaaaaaaaaaaaaaaaagaaataaacgAAAACTTGGAGTTGTTTGTCGCTTTCTCTCCCTACAGCCCCTGCCACGGTAGTGGGCACATGTGGGCAAGACATGAGGATTGCCGGGTTGGCCGTTTGCTTGCTACCAGGGCCGAGAAAAGCGTCCCACCGACACCCTCCGTCTCCCTCCTTCCGTCCCCACGCAGGGAGCTGAGGCCGACGGCAGGATCGTGAGTGTCCTGCGTGTCGTGGGGGCTTGCCATCGCCACAGCCACcgctctgcctcctgcttcccccggtgccccccaggcACAGCCGGAGGCGTTTACGCCTGTGTAAAAGGGATAAACTGCAGGGCATgggaggggggcacaggggCCGCAGTCGGGGGGCCGCGGggaaggctgcaggcaggatgcTGGGAGGCTCCGTTTCTGTGTGTCATGGAAGAGGTGCGGGCCCACAGCCTCCCGTGCAGGCTGCTGTCTCGAAGGAGACGGTGGAGACACCGCCGAGAGGGAGATTCTCAGATAACCGCAGCGTTGTCCTGGCACTCATTTATGGACACAAGGCAGTAACGTGCAATTAAAAGTTCCCAGGAAGCGACACGTTCAGCCCCCCCTTCCCTCAGCAAGTCCTCGTCCTGGTTAATAACGGGAGCGTTACGAGAGAAAAAAAAcgacttttttattttcctcctatttCACAGCCACTTGCGCTGACACTGCCGGTCCCGCACGCTGCCTGGTGCTCGGCAACGACTTCCCGGAGGGGCCAGACCTCTGCTGAGGGTGTCCTGGGGTCAGTCACACCGCTTCCCTGGCCGGCACCGGGATGAACCCGGGGCTCCTGCGCCGGGcacagcggggccgggagcaAGTTTGGGGCAGCCCAGAAAAGCCTTTGGCTGCGGCTGCACGGAGACACCCCTCAAAATGTTCCCGTCGGACGGGGGGCAAATGTTACCAGGCGATTGCTTCTTGCTCTGAAATATAACTGCAGTGAACGAGCTCTTTTGCACATGCCAGAAAAGCTCCTCGCCTGATCGTTTGATTCCCTCGCAACTTGACTCGCCCCGTACCGGGGCTCAGCAGCCGGTATCTGCTCCCTCTTCTAGCACTAATAGGAAGAATTTTCTTGCCCCAAAGTTAAAAGCAGTTACAGAGCACTGGGATCCAGCTGTCCCTAATTTGCAGTCGCTCTGGGAAGCGGCGACACACGCCGCCCGGCCACCGCCGCCCGAAGTGAAAGCGCCTGCGGAGGGGCTTGCGTGTAGGGTCCGTACTCACATTTTAGGGAGCTAAGAAGAGATTTTCTCAGAGCTCCGTCCACGCAACAGGTTTTGACATCTCCTTTCCGGCTAGGGCGAACAGCTGCTCCCATTCAGCCTGCGCCGCTGTGGTTCTGAGACGGAAGGAGAGGAAGCGGAGTCAGGTAGATCCCCGATAAACGTGCAGCGACAGAGCGCGGTAGCACGGAGGCGGGAGGGGAGCCCAGACCTCTGCAGCTCTTTTGTCTTTTGCTACGGCCCCGGCCGCCGAGGGAAGCGGGACGGCGCCGGATTCTCCCTTCCGAAAGTCGCCCGGAGTAAGCACAGAGGTCGGGGATGGGAGAGGGGATCCGTGCTTCCCGGGGGTGGGAGACGGGATCTGTGCTTCCCTCGCCGTGTCTGTTCGGAGGAGCATTTTTGAAGCAGATCCTCTCTCCCACCCCGCGGCCGTCCGCTGCGGCCCCAGCTGCGCCCCATCCTCCGCTGCGGCTGAGCGGGAAGCGCGGAGAGCGGGACGCAATCGTTTCCAAACAAGCACGGGTTGAATCCCGCAGGAATCGGCCAGCGGCAAGGCGTTGAGCGGCCGAGTGCTAATTCTGCTCGGGGGGGAGGGAGACTGGCGCAGGGGGGCTTTACGGACCCGCCACCGACGTTCCCAAATTCGTTTGAAACGAATGCCCTGCAAAGGAAGCCCCGGCTTTGCTCTGCGCCCCCCGGGCGAGCCGAGGCGGGGGCCGCCCGCTTCCCACGGCTTCTGCAAGGCTGCGGAGAGGCTCGCACAGGTAGGCGGGCACCGGGCTTCCGAAACGGGGCTCACCCGAAAAACTCCGCACACGGCCGGTGGGTGCGCACAGGCGCCCCGACGGGCCGGGCTCTGGCCGCGGCGGAGCCGCTGCCCCCCTTCGACTCCGGCTCCCTCGGCCCGGGGGGGGTTCGCCCGCTGCCGCTCGGCCTCGCCAGCCCCGGCCGGCTGCTCCGCAGGGCCCGGGGGCTCCGGAGGGTCGGGCTGCGGGGCGGGGAGCCGCGGCCGGGGCTTCCGAGGCCTCACCGAGCCCCCGAGGCgcaggggagcagctggggggcCGTCAGAAAGGTGGGAGCGCACGACGGCAGAGCcgagctggggaggctgcaaaAGGCGTCGGAAGAACTTGCTGGCGGTTGTGTTATTTCTCCCCCAAAACAGAACATTTCGGGCCGTGAAATCAGCCCTGGGGCCACGCACGGCGGCGGGGGGCATCCGAGGGGCTCCCGCCGAGCGCTTTCACTTGGGCTCCCCCCGGCGCCTGCAGCCTGAGGGCACTTCCCGAGGGGGCTGCGCCCGCCCTcgggccccgcagcccccccggccggCTCTCGCTTCGCCCGCACCGAGGGGACGGGGAAGGATAGAGGGTGACAAGGGGCCGCGCGGTCACGCCGAGTGTCCCCAACTTTTATGCGTGTCCCCCGGGGCGCAGCAGCCCTGCACGGGGCTGGAAGCGGAGCAGGAACCGACGTCGGGATCGGGAGAGGAAAGGCGAGCGGCGGGGCCAGGCGGGCACGGCTCGGGCCCTACCGGCAGCCGGTCCCCGCTCCGGGCAGGTACTGCCGGCGTGTAACGGGATCCCGGGTGGGAACAGGGTCCCTATTGTACGCGGGAGGCCCCTTCCCCAGAAAGCTCGCCGCCAGTTGCTGCTGggcgctggggagggggcgaggCAGCGCCTGGAGCAGGGAACTCGCCTCaagggccggggccggggggttCCCCCCGACGGGACCGGCGGGGGCCCGACGGGGCGGCGGCTCCCCGCTCCCCCGCTGCCGGTGGGTGCCCGCAGCGTCAATCACGGCGGCAATTTCTCCCTCGCTAGCTAATATCTCAGCTCGCAGGGCCGCCTCTGAGTGGATCTGAGCAATCTGTCAAGCCAGCCGGGGAGCCACCTCAAAACAGATCGGGTTACCCCTGATTGACAGCGTCACCATGGCAAATAATTTGACTAAAACTATTGTCTTCTCCTGGCAGTCCCCGGGTCAGATAACCGGACCAATCACAGCGCGGATAATCACTTTTCATGCCAGCTTAgaataatattattaaaaaaaagggggagagagagagagaaagaaaggggggaaaaactccgagagggagaggagagagggagcgGGGCTTTACCACTATATTATGTGGGATCTTTCGGcggaggggggtgggggggaagcaGGGAGATCCCAAaccggcggccgaggggggtgggggtgggagagCCGCGGCCGCTGCGAGCGCTGCAGATAGGAGACAAAAGAGGCACAAAGTTCCTCTCGCAACTCGGACTTACAAAAAGGAGGCGGCCGGGGGAAAACGCCCTCCGCGCTCGGGCTCCCGAGGCTTTCTCCTCGCTCCTCGCCTTTTTTAAGCCGCTGCCTcgccggggccgggcgccgCCGATGGCCGCGGCCCCCCGCGCCCGGCCGTGACCCCCGCCAGGCCCCGCcgggcgccgccgccccggggccggccccgcaTGCCGGgcgctgcccgccgccccgcgccgctcccCTCTATGCGGCCGTAGGGTGCGCGGCGGGGCAGGGCTCACCATGTCGATGCTCCCGACTTTTGGCTTCACCCAAGAGCAAGTGGCCTGCGTCTGCGAGGTGCTCCAGCAAGGCGGCAACATCGAGCGGCTGGGGCGGTTCCTCTGGTCCCTCCCTGCGTGCGAGCACCTCCACAAAAACGAGAGCGTCCTGAAGGCCAAGGCCGTGGTGGCCTTCCACCGGGGCAACTTCCGCGAGCTCTACAAGATCCTGGAGAGCCACCAGTTCTCGGCGCACAACCACcccaagctgcagcagctctggctcaAGGCGCACTACATCGAGGCGGAGAAGCTGCGGGGGCGACCCCTAGGGGCGGTGGGCAAGTACCGGGTGCGCCGCAAGTTCCCGCTGCCCCGCTCCATCTGGGACGGCGAGGAGACCAGCTACTGCTTCAAGGAGAAGAGCCGCAGCGTCCTCCGCGAGTGGTACGCCCACAACCCCTACCCGTCCCCCCGCGAGAAGCGGGAGCTGGCCGAGGCCACCGGCCTCACCACCACCCAGGTCAGCAACTGGTTCAAGAACCGCCGGCAGCGGGACCGAGCGGCCGAGGCCAAGGAAAGGTACGGCTTCCCCCGCGCCCGCGGCCCCTCGGCTTCGCTGCTCGCCCCCAGCTCCGTGGAGGCCGCCCCGACGGCGCCCGTGGCCTCCGGGGCGGAGGAGCCGGGAGACAGGCGGGCCGGCGCCGTGGGTGCTCCACGCGTGTCCGGgatgagcagaggggaaggaagccCCCGGAGAGGCGGTCGGGCCCCTTGACCAGCCGAGGGGtagccggggggcggcggggcccgtGCCGTCGGGGCGCGTCCTTGCGGGCTGCCCGCTGCCGAAAGGGAGCGGCGGGACGAGGGAATAAGGCGAGGGGAGAGCTGCGAAGGGAGCCCCCAAAATGTGCGCCCTGCAGATCGGGCCGCTTACGGGCAGACGGGAAGGGAAGACAACTCTCTGCCCTTGCTCGTGAAATTGCACCTCGGCTTCACCACCCAGCGCGGTGCTCACGCATGCATATTTCTATATAATATCTCCTCATACCGACCGTGGCTCCGAGACTGTGCTTTTCTCGTTAAATTGAGGGAAAGGGCCGTTAATTGCCGGCAGAAGTTAATGCCTGCGTACTCGGGAGTACTTTGCCGTCAGCCGGCCCTGTGCCTTAAAGACGGGCCGAGGAAGCAAAAAGCGTGTCCCAGCTGCGCTGTGCCTCCTTCCCAGCTCGCTCGATCAGCTCGTACGTCCTGCACGGTTAATTAACAGATGATTAGAAATCTCCCACACCTCCGCGCCACGGAGGACACGCcgttttgcttttctgcctaTCGAGGTTTGGAATAGGCGAGCGCCTCGGCCGCGCAGCTGTGCAGCCCGGCAGGTTCGGGCTCCGCACAGATTTGCTCCACGCATTTCCCCAAACGGTGCTAGcgctttaattttctttcaaatcccTGCAAGTGTTGGTTTTACGAGATGTTAGAGatcctttttattgctgataGCAGGGACTCACCTTCGCATATCCAAAGGAAATGAAGGTTACacttattccatattttttttttcccgaggAATCAAATTTTAAAGGTCTCCAGAGACAAATAAGATTTTTGACATTGAAAAATACACTCAACCTAATATTACACTCCAGGCGTTGGAAAACAGACCGTTCCTGGGATTGCCATTTACTCAAGGAACTCGTTCAAGCAGAGCTTTCTTTtcgatttttatttttttgccgCAATGTGTCTCAAGCCACATCCTGCTGCCCTCACCGAGCAAAAAATGTCGGCACAATGGCCACCCCTTCCCTCGAGCAAATCCTGCGGGATCGGGCCCTTCTGCCATGCAGCGTGTTCAAGGCTTCCGCAGAAGCTTTTGAATCCACTTAAAACGCCTTCAGTATTTCAGGCAGGGCTGTGTCTACAGGGTTGCTACTTCTAAAAGCCGAGTTAACCTTGACAGGACGGTCGCCCCCACCACATCTTACCCCTCTTAtttcgaaaaaaaaaaaaaaaagttttttcttttttttttctttttttttttttttttttgaatggtcTTGGCAAACCTCCAGCGATTTCTCGGTGTTTACCCGGGGGTGCCTCCCGGCACACCGTGCCGCCTTGCCCAGCCAGGCAGGCGGCCGGGGCTTGGGGCTCGCCCCGCAGGGAACGGGGCCCCCCCGGGCTGCGCCCTCCGCGCCGGGAACGGCAGCCTGAGTAGGGGAGAGCAGCCAGGGCTCGGGAAATAAGCGAGTTAACTCTGTTTGCTCGCCTTATCTTCCATATCGGGCTATGCTTTGAGcttggggcgggggggggggaaatgtcCGGTTACTTAAGCAAAAGGCAGGCTGGTGCTGGGCCGCAGCACGGAGCAATCCTGCGTGCAGCCGCCTCGCCTCGGCCTTGCTTCTCTTCAGCTCGGGGAGCAGTTTTCAAGTgtgaaagccttttttttttattttaatcccttcctcttcccttccttcccccctttctccctccccacacCGTGTAAACGCTTTGTGATAGACGGAGGCAGAAAATGACGTGTTGGCAAAGTGACACTTTCCGCCGGGGTAGTGGGAGACTCTTGTTTACAAGCTCGGCGGCCCTTGGCCCTTTGTGCCAGACGAAGAGGCCCGGGAGGTTTGCAGAGTTTGGGAAGCCGCCGGTCCCGCGTCCCCCCGGTGACTTCCCTCCCTCTTTTGTGTTTCCTATAGGGAAAACAACGAGAATTCCAACTCCAACAGCCACAACCCACTCTCGGCGTCAATGAACGGGAATAAGACAGTTTTGGGGAGCTCGGAGGACGAGAAGACGCCGTCAGGGACCCCGGATCACACTTCCTCCAGCCCCGCGCTGCTGCTTAGTTCCAaccctgggctgcagcccctgcacgGCCTGGGCCACCCCCAGGGCCCCAGCGCCATCCCCGTGCCCAGCGCCGACCCCATGCACCACCACAGCTTGCAGGACTCCATCCTCAACCCCATGTCATCCAACCTGGTCGATCTGGGCTCTTAAAACCGTGTACACGCTCCCTCCTTCGCGCCTCCTTTActcttacatatttttttccttaatcttaCCAGAGACTTTTTGAAAGCGATGACAAACTCCTTAGTGGAAGTGTTGTGTGCCCTTTGgcagcaggctggctgcaggtTTGGAAGGCATTGGACTCAGCTGTGGGCAGTAATGGTGTAAAAAGCCTGGAGGGTTGCTAAAGCTGGTCCCAGGTGGGGACAGGCTGTCGGACAGGGCCTGTGGCTTTCATGCCAGGCCGTAACACGGTGCAGTGGGGCAGCTCCTCCCAGCCTTGATTTCCCAAATCTCTCGGTGGTGTTGCTTGGTCTGCCCGGTCTGTGGGTGAAGAGGCacattgtaatttttttttttggggggtggggaggacgGGGGGGCGCAAGGCCGCTGTTTACATGCCTGTTGGGAAGTTTCGCATCGCTCCCGCTATCCTATTGTAGTTATGTATCTGTGGCAGGTGTACGATGTACAATTTCAACTAAGAATACAAAAGTTGTAGTCAAGTTATAGCAGCGACACGCTCTAGGCAGACTCTGTAACCTTCTTGTAGCTGATGCTATGCAGAGAGGCGGCTTCTATGGCCTTGTCCATGTGGTGCTTTTGCCATTTGCTGGgtgggaaaggaagagatggCCCGAGCCCGGTCCCAGCAGAAGGCagagtggggggggggcagatgCTGCCCGCGGCGTGCACCGGGGGCAGGAGCGGGCTTTGAGAGAAGAGGAACTGCTGCTTGAGTTTAGACCTAAACGACAGTATCAACCGCAAGTCACCCGACCTtagttttgtttattgtttataTTATGTGAATACattctttggaaaatatttctgcttttattttataataaaatttagaaatCTAGCTCGGCGTGCGCTTGCATCACTCGCGGGCGGGATGCGTTTGGGCTCAGCCCGACTGGCAGCAGACCCGCAGGGCTCGGGCAGCTCGGTAGCCCGGTGGCCCCCACGGGTGGTGGCCAACCCCGGAGCTCCCCCGGTCCGGGGCTCTCCCCCAGCCCGCCGCCTCACCGGGACGGGGGCCGGTCTGCTGCGGCCGTGGGTCCGTCCTGACCCCGGTGCACCGTGGAGGGCAGTGGTGGAGAGGCAAGGGCCCGAAGATGCTTCCTCCAGAGCCTGTGCGGGAGTTTGTGACAACGGGAATGTTCtactcttcccttttctttttcttttttttttttttttcttattattttgtaGTTTAGGCTATTTTTCGTAAGCACGGGGTGGCAAAAGAAGTAGGCACGTTGCTTGAAGTTTTGCTTCGTTAAGGGATAGGAGCTAAGGCTGGCTTCTTACGGTGATGGGCAGGGTTGGAAGCCGAGAGAGGCAGCGCCCTTTAGTTGCCCGGTGTGGGGCTGCGCTGTGTTTCACCCACGGTGCCTCATCCTCACCAGCAGCTCTTTGCTAGAACCCCAAGGCAATATATCATCCGATTGAAACTTTTCTCGGAGTTTCTTTTATGCTTATTTCCTCCCCTAAAATGAGCTTCTTGTGAAAAATAAGCCGAGAAAACGATATGGCTTCAAGCTGGATAGAAATATGCGTGGATCAGCAAAGATCGTGCCCAGGTTTCAGACGCTGGCTGCAGTTTCAATCAGCTAGAGTTTGGTGTGGGCAATGTCCTAATTTGATATTATCGGGGGCTGGATTAGCACTTTCTGCGTTTGTGGGTGTCCGCTAAAAGCACTGTTCTCTGAGGGCCCCGGTAAAGTCTCTAGCAGTGAGGGTGTGAAGTTCAGTAAGGGGGAAGATCGTCCTCGAAAAAGACCCCTCTTGCCCCTGGTTAAAAATCCAGTGTCCTCGTTATGCTGGGGTTCAGTGGGGTAAGCAAGATATTGCATCATTACAGAGGAGAGGGTACCTGGGCTACTTGATATATTCAGGGTGATGCTTCTCCCATTTCGGCCCTTTGGGGTAATTTTCCAGCAGCGGAGAAGATGcgcctgctgcctctgctgcgGGAGCGTACGAGTGTGTTCGTGCGTGCACACGAGTCTAAGGGACAGATTCTGTTATTTCCGTTGAGGGACATCTAATAATTTTAGCTATGAATTTTaatcctttgaaaataaacatttcgCGTGTATAGGAATCACTGCTTCCTAGGGCTACAGAAGTTCCCTGCTCCCTATAAGATAACACATGCAGTGGTGCAATATTGCAAAGAATGAATTAATTGGCTAGTtaattatttagtatttttagaGATAGAAGTAAAGTTTGGGATCTGCGGAGAAAAGCAGAACGCCTGGGTTAATAAAACATGGCCTCGAAACCGAAATAAAGCCTTAAGGCTTTGACCgctggagaaaatgaaaaaaagaaaaaaaaatgattagaGAAAAACTAAAGCCAAGATGGGGAACATTTAAAGAAGCAGTATGAAAACAGGATGGGGTGTAGGTGGTTAATAAAAGGTCATATTGCACAGAGGAGGCAGAATTCGATCGGGGAAAGCAAATGAAGGGCTGACAGGGTGAGAAGGCCCTTTGAAAGCTAGGGGCGATGAAAACTCCTGTAAATTGCAGAGAGGATCGCTTATAATcggagagaggaagagaacgCGAGTCGCTGAAGTCAATTAAAGGCAGCCAGAAACCGAAATCatgcagtcaaaaaaaaaaaaaaaaaaaaaaaaagaaagaaatctggaGGTCAATCTAGCATTAAGGGCGCACACAGCTTAAAGCCAAGCTGATGGGAGGTGTATAATACAACCTGAAAAGCCGTACATGTTAAGACTCATTTTATCGGACCGTACTTGCCTTAGTAATGATGTTTGGTAAATTAGCCCAAATCCCCCCGATTTTCcacgcacaaaaaaaaagttcccgA
Proteins encoded in this region:
- the SIX2 gene encoding homeobox protein SIX2; this translates as MSMLPTFGFTQEQVACVCEVLQQGGNIERLGRFLWSLPACEHLHKNESVLKAKAVVAFHRGNFRELYKILESHQFSAHNHPKLQQLWLKAHYIEAEKLRGRPLGAVGKYRVRRKFPLPRSIWDGEETSYCFKEKSRSVLREWYAHNPYPSPREKRELAEATGLTTTQVSNWFKNRRQRDRAAEAKERENNENSNSNSHNPLSASMNGNKTVLGSSEDEKTPSGTPDHTSSSPALLLSSNPGLQPLHGLGHPQGPSAIPVPSADPMHHHSLQDSILNPMSSNLVDLGS